The genomic DNA AGGCACTTGCGCCTTTGTCGTCGACACGGGCGTCAAGGCGGACCTGGCGGTACGTTCCAAAGCCGTACATGGCATTGTCGTTCTCGTGTACGACGCGCTCCGTGTTTTGTTGGCCACTGACACGCCGGCAAGGAAttcgagggccgcgccaagatgctcaagtccttcgtcgacggccagcctgacgacggccacggccacggaaCGCACGTCTCCGGGACTATTGGCAGCAAAACATATGGCGTCGCGAAAAAGACCAAGATCTACGGTGTCAAGGTCCTCGACAACGAAGGGTCAGGGCCCTGGTCCAACGTCATTGCCGGTCTGGAGCTGATCAAGAAGTACGTGGGCTGCGGCAAGTGCCCCAAGGGCCTGGTGGTCAACATGAGCCTGACGGGCTACTATTCTGAGACGATCAACCAGGTCACCAAGGCCCTGGTCGACGCTGGTGTCTTTGTCGGGGTCGCTGCCGGCAACTGGAACGACAACGTGGCCAACTGGTCTCCCGCGTCGGAGCCGAGCGTGTGCACCGTGGCCGCATCCGATGAGGACGACAAGATGCCGATTTGGAGCAACTGGGGGCCCCTTGTTGACGTGTTGGCACCCGGTGTGAACATCACTTCGACGTGGCGCGATGGTTCGGCTGTAAGTGACGGATCGCTAGTCCAGAGCCCGACACGTTTTGAGACGTGGAAAACCAGCTGGCTGATCAAAGACTTTGTTTCACATTCACAGTACCTAGATTCTGGCACCTCCATGGCCAGCCCGCATATCGTGGGCCTGGCTGCCTAcatcggcgcgctcgagggcatcaagggcGGGGTCATCTGCGACCGCATCAAGGAGCTCGCCACCAAGGATGTCGTCACGGGTCTGCGGAACACGAACACGCCGAATCTGCTGGGGTTTAACGGCAACCCGTCCGGCTAGAGGAGgggcatgtcgacgaggtgaTTCGGGCTGGTCTGGTGGGGGAATTTATACACAAGCCTGGACGCGAGGGCTGGTGGTGCGAGAGAGATGAGAGAAAGGTGAAGGATAAAACATTGTGGGCGATTGGTTGCACCATGTGCATGAGGTCAAACGACGCGCTCAGGTGAGATGGGCCGTGTCGGTCGGGACGGGATTGGATGTGGTGTTGAGGAAGGAGCACAGGCACGGAGTCGGGGGGCCGCTGTTTCCTCCGCACCCCGCGGCTCCCCACAGTGGGGCCGGCCCAGTGAGTGACGAGCGGGGCTGCGCTGCCGAGAAAGCTGCCACAGCCCGGAGCCGAGGCCCAAATAGAAGCTGTAAATACTGTACTTGGCCCACAACcaactacgaagtactaaccCAACCAAGACTTGTATACATCAAAACCCACCACGCTTCGTCGTGACCAACTCACTCTCTCATACCGAGCTCTTGCGCCTTTGATATGTGAAGCCCGACTTGCATTCAGCGTACCTCTACCCATCCCCAGCTCCACCCCACAACAGGCCAAGCACGAGTCGCTGCAAGCAtcatggctgccgccggaCCGCCGCCCCTTGCGGGCATCAAGGTCCTCGAGTTTGCCGGCCTCGCACCCGGTGCGTTCGTTTATCCTCCCCTATTGTATGAGACGGGGAGATATAGAAGGTGCCAGTAAAAGAAAACTGACAAAAGAACGATATATCAAAAAGGCCCCTTCTGCGGcatgctcctcgccgacgccggcgcgtcggTCCTGCGCATCGACCGCgcccctcgcggcggcagcagcagcagcggctctACGCCACAGGATTGGCTCACGCGGCACAAGGCCTCGCTGGCCGTGGACCTCAAGTCGCCGCGCGGGATCCGGCTCGTgcgcgcgctcgtcgcccgcggcgccgacgtgctcATCGACCCGTTCCGGCCGGGCGTGCTggagcgcctcggcctgggACCCGATGACCTGCTCCCACTCAACCCGCGCCTCGTCTACGGCCGCCTCACGGGGtaccgccgcgacgggcgctaccgcgacatggccggccaCGATATCAACTACCTCGCCGTGTCGGGCGCCCTGAGCctgctcggccgcgacgccgaaatcccccacccccccgtcaacctgctcgccgacttcgccggcggcggcgccaccctCTTCCAgggcgtcctcctcgccctgctgtCCCGCGCCTCCACCGGCCGCGgtcaggtcgtcgaggccaacatggtcgacggcgcctccTACCTCGCCACCTTCCCGCGCTTCATGCTCAAGACCccgctcggcgcccttggccgcggccgcaacctcctcgacggcggctgcccgTATTACGACACCTACGCCACCAAGGACGAGGGGCGCTACGTCtccgtcggcgccctcgagccgcaGTTCTTCGCCGCTCTGCTACGGGGCCTGCACCTGGAGGGCCAGGGCTGGGAGTCGCGCCGCTACGACCCGGATGAGTGgcccgccctgcgccgcgtccTGGCCGACGTCTTCCGCACCAAGACGCGGACCGAGTGGGAGCGCGTTTTTGACGGCACCGACGCCTGCGTCGCCCCCATCCTCGAGTacggcgagctcgagacggATCCCGCCCGCGAGGGCGACCAGCGGCCCGCCGTCACCCTCCGCGGCACCCCCTGCCTCGCCGTCAAGCAGCAGGGCGATGCCCCTGGAGACCCCGCCATCTACGGTCAGGGGCGAGGCGTGCCGGGCGACGGCtacgagggcgccgcgctggcgcctGGTGAGGGAGCCGAGGACGTGCTCAGGGGCTGGTTCGGCTGGGCCAAGGGCAAAGACTATAACGTCTCGGACGGCGCGTTCGAGCTGGTCAACTCCGACTCCAAGTTATaactcggcggcagcaacattgccgacgacgcagatCCCCTATTCATTGCATACAAATCTCGCCGCGTGAGAGACATCACGCGGCGCGCAGAGAACTAGCAGCGCTTCGTATAATTGTTAAGGTCAAATAATATAAATGCCTCTTCGTCTAGGTGATCTGCAGCACGACAAACACACAGGAGCCCCCCGCATAGACGCACCTCCCACACCCAGCTCCCACTTCCCGCCTTGACCAACCCACTCGCTCAGCGCGTTGCCCTCTCCTGCTCTCCACCGACTCACCCCCTGGGACTCATTACTCGTACGTCTACTCTAAGCCTGTGACCGCCCGTGGTATCGAAAAAGAAATGGGGAGAGTCTTCGCCTTCGTCAagagtgcgtgcgtgggcggcCCTCGAGAGGACCCCATCATGCGTCgcgccgagccgtcgccggcgacaagCCGGGAACCGGATGATTCGATTACTGGACTTGGCTGACAATTTCACTGGCCTTGCCCAGCGACTCTACCATCTGCTGGCACTCCTTCCGCCGGCGGATGGTGAAGTCGCTCTCCTTGAGCAGATCGTCGAGCGTGTCGGTCCGATACATGttctccagcagctcgcgctGCATTTCGTCCTTGGTGAACCTAGACGCTGTTAGCAAAACCAGTCACTCCCGCAATCGCGCAAGATTATACGTACTGAACAAGGGTGAGCATGATGGCCTTGGGCACCATGTCAATCATGGTACGCTTAACAATGTTGTAGTAAGAAGAGATGAGAAGCTCTGCGCTCATAATTAGCAGAGGCTACGCATCTCAGACTGTTGATGAACGTACTGATAACCTCGACCTCAATGTTCTCACGCTCCGAAAGGGTGCCCGAGGCCTTGAGGGttgggggcggcgcctccatcgcagcggccttcttcttgttcttggccgCAAAGAAGCTACCAAAGAAGCCCGCGTTTGCGCTGCCGTCCACCTCGGGCACCGTCGGGCTGGCTGCTCTGTTCGGCGTGGAGgactgcggcagcggcttgcCGGTCTTGGGGTCTACCTGGACAGGCTTGGTGGGGTTATAACGCTCATTGacgatggccatggcctaGCAAATACGTTAGCGTCAACTCCTCGACGCGAGGCGTTGGATACCTACGCGGTGACCATTCAAGAAGTCGGGGTGGCCCGTGTTGATGTAGCAAGCCTCCATCGAGACCAGGTCTCGGACGAGCTTGTTTGTGGGCTCCATGGCCTTCTTGAAAAAGGCGATGACCACGCCGTGCATCTTCTCTTTCAGCTGCGGGTATCGCCGGTACAGCGACTTCCCCAAAAGCTGTGACAATATCCGGACCAATTCGTCATACACCAGGGACACGCACTTTAGGCTGGGATCCTCCATGCGCTTGATCTGCTGCTTCACGATGAGCTCAAAAGCAGTTGTGCCGACGAAGAGCGCCGGCGAAGATCCAGACGAGTTGTAGAGTATGGTACGGATGTCAACATCCTTGACAATGTCGAACGGatcgatggccttgacgccaTTTGAGTAGAGTTCGTGGAAGACGAAGCTGATGCGTG from Purpureocillium takamizusanense chromosome 4, complete sequence includes the following:
- a CDS encoding Alpha-methylacyl-CoA racemase (EggNog:ENOG503NWQK~COG:I) — translated: MAAAGPPPLAGIKVLEFAGLAPGPFCGMLLADAGASVLRIDRAPRGGSSSSGSTPQDWLTRHKASLAVDLKSPRGIRLVRALVARGADVLIDPFRPGVLERLGLGPDDLLPLNPRLVYGRLTGYRRDGRYRDMAGHDINYLAVSGALSLLGRDAEIPHPPVNLLADFAGGGATLFQGVLLALLSRASTGRGQVVEANMVDGASYLATFPRFMLKTPLGALGRGRNLLDGGCPYYDTYATKDEGRYVSVGALEPQFFAALLRGLHLEGQGWESRRYDPDEWPALRRVLADVFRTKTRTEWERVFDGTDACVAPILEYGELETDPAREGDQRPAVTLRGTPCLAVKQQGDAPGDPAIYGQGRGVPGDGYEGAALAPGEGAEDVLRGWFGWAKGKDYNVSDGAFELVNSDSKL
- a CDS encoding uncharacterized protein (MEROPS:MER0000338~COG:O~SECRETED:SignalP(1-18~SECRETED:cutsite=GLA-AT~SECRETED:prob=0.5387)~EggNog:ENOG503NU05) — encoded protein: MKLSILLSLLPLQAAGLAATPLTKRTEPAPLLVPRGAQVIPNKYIVKLRSGGGDFSIADDVLASVGVEPNHRYDRLIKGFSATLSAEELASLRDHPEVEFIEQDSMARIADFVSQANATWGIARLSHRKPHISEYNYDSSAGEGTCAFVVDTGVKADLAEFEGRAKMLKSFVDGQPDDGHGHGTHVSGTIGSKTYGVAKKTKIYGVKVLDNEGSGPWSNVIAGLELIKKYVGCGKCPKGLVVNMSLTGYYSETINQVTKALVDAGVFVGVAAGNWNDNVANWSPASEPSVCTVAASDEDDKMPIWSNWGPLVDVLAPGVNITSTWRDGSAYLDSGTSMASPHIVGLAAYIGALEGIKGGVICDRIKELATKDVVTGLRNTNTPNLLGFNGNPSG